The Cuculus canorus isolate bCucCan1 chromosome 3, bCucCan1.pri, whole genome shotgun sequence DNA window tgctctccccTGGGTGTATTATTGAAATAGGGTACTTTAgtgatttaaaatacaaataatctttataaaaaaaaaatcatgaggaCTACACGCTTTGTTCTTTTGAGTTAATTCTTGCTGCTTGGTCAGTACCAGCGGCAGAGTCTTGCCAGCGGTGACTCGAGCTAGTTTATGATGAGTCTTGTTTGCCCCCTTGTGGTATAGCCAGAAAAGACGGACCCAACTGTAGTCTGTTTgctattttcctccttttgtgtTTAGGGCTGGTGCTTCAGATACTTGTGGTATGAATCACCTTGAGCTCACTCCCCCTTTTTCGTATGGGTAGGTTATGCACCTGTGCCCGCAAAACCGAACCCTTCATTTTTATCCCAGAAGAATACGCCAGAATAGGCAATTTTTTATTCTAGAAGCACAAATGAAGGAGGctcaaagggtttttttgttcactATTTTCAATATGCTCAATGTAGTTGTAATAATAGTAAATAATTTTGGATAAATAACTATATTTAATAACTGCAAAGCAGTTGCTAGGCTCCATCAATGCAAGAATTcaggggttttgtttcttaattaaCTTGTGGTCTTTTAAAACTCCACTCTTTTATaaccattctttttttttttcacagtttttgtaaaattatatatatttaagcaATATGGATCTGTTCCAAACCCTGCTGAAGTTAATTAAGATGGTGACACAGAGCTAATACCTAAACGAGAAATAGTACAGTTGAACATCATTCATATAGCTGTGATGCTTTTCATCCTGTTTGACTTCTGAACATTATGAACAAACTGCCttggtaacaaaaaaaaaactataataaaactgcaaagcagaaattaagaCTTTTGTGCATGTTGATTAAAAGCTTCTATGGCTGTTATTAAAAATtagtcttctgtcttttctcttgtAAAATCACCCAGTTGTGGTAAGTTCAGTTGTCTTCAATTATGCCAGTAATCCTTTCGCTCAGCTTTTCTAAGCGAGTTTCATGTTTTTACCTTATCAAGaatgtgaagtaaaaaaattgtGACCTTCAAACAGAGagaataataacaaaaaaaaattatactttctTGTATGTCAGCTACATCCTTTATTCTTTGTAACCTGAATAAAGAACTAGATTCCACAAGATTGTCTGTGCTGCTATTAAGAACAGAATATCTTGGCATCATTTGACAGCTAAAAGcgaaaaaaaaatctgcatccCAGCTTCAGAGGCCTTCAGGTTACAAAAGACGCCGAAAGCCATCAGCCTGTGGAACTGGTTGGCAACGTAAAAGAGGAAAGTGCACCATCTGACATGTTTAAAACTGCATGGAGATCAGTCCTGAACTGTCAGGGTGATGCACTACTCCTAACAggccttttccatttttaatttctataatCAGAATCATACTTCAAGCTGTACACCGGTGACAAGAAacctcatttttaaaaggaaatattagcAACCTAAGCGCTGTGGGAGAAGGCTGACATTATTTGGAAGAACATTTATGTATAGTACAGGAAACAGTAGAGGatcaatatatatatttaatctgACTCTACATATCTATTATCATAACGTCTATACTAACTATAATAAGTATGGAATTTCTAAATTCCACTAAAACACCACTAACCTATTTTTGTCACGGAGTGAGAGCcatgttttgggttttattattattcattgtCTTACAGCTGCCATAGACATATGGAGGGAATACATTAACATGAAATACTGGGATTTGGCATAGGATGCCAATTTATTGtctctgcatttttcatttcaatagaTAGTAAACATCAGCAGTTTAGCCCTAATTGGGATTTGTAAGCTCTTTAACACAGACCAGAAAGGCCAATATACCTGATCCCTTGTTTTTTCTCCCAGCTCCCATGGTTCTCTCTTCTACAGTTCTAATGTAAACCAAAGAGAACTGCAGGTTTTAACAGCTGATGTGGCAAATTGGCTCACTATCATTAACTTTCCAAAGTTGTCCTCtctattatttaatatttgcaaTTTAATATCAAGCTTTCCGTTCTAAAAAGAGCTACTCAGTGGACGTCATCTATTCACATAAGCATCACAGAAACTTGTGCAAGtttcacataaaaaatatattccattCAACAATTTGGGGTGTTTGCTGTTATCTGGTACTTACTGTTCTGCATTAaaattcaagggaaaaaaaatcactaaagcTAATAAAGCAATAATTCCCATAGTTTTCAATACAGAATGAGCATGAAAACTTCTGTTTAGCCTGCAAAGTTTAACCTTATGttggcaaaataaattaaaaaccaaacctaGGCCTGGAtgttaattgaaaaaaaaaaaaaaagaagaaaaaaaaagaaaatttaatttggtgcataaatttaattattttttacaaaatggagggaaagaacttaaaatgaggaaaaaaacccaaaacacactAGACGCtagaaaaatctttcctctaACAGGGACAAAAGTAGTTTAAGCACTAAATGTAGCTTACAGGATATCTTACTCAATTGGGATTAATCCCAGGTTCAAGTGAAGCATGTACTTCAGTACTTTTCAAATTGGGCACTCAGCATAAGAAGAGACAGATAAGGGTATACTAAATTAAACATGCTCTGTGCTCTTTAAAATAGTGTTACCTGATCTTTCTTACATAACAATTCAAAGGGATAGCTACAAGTCATTTGTACTTACACATCTGTACTTATAAAAACAATTTTGTAAAGGGAAAAGTTCACTTGCAGTAGGTACACTGAAAAtatcttccatttaaaaatttgCTGTCAGATTTTATCAGTGGAGTATATTGTATTGTTTCACAACTGTTGAAGATTAATCTGTGGAATGCTTCTTCCGTACAGAATTATGAAATTTCAtgttgcaaaaagaaaatttaaggaAACACTTCGTCCATATGATGTCAAAGATGTCATTGAACAGTATTCAGCAGGTCATCTAGACATGTTATGCAGGATTAAGAGTCTTCAATCACGGTAAGGAATAAGAATTTCTGCATCTTCTTGTGTCATTCACTGCATAATGAACACTGGTAATGTTTAACATCCTTGTGTTATATTTGAGTACAAATTGCTATCTATTCTTCCAGTCCAGCTTCTCTTTCTGTGAACACAGCTGAGCCAGAAATTACATTGTGggtgaaaacaaagaaaaaaacacgtATCTAAGTTGTCCCCAGAAAACGGAAGTCTGAAGGATAAAACAAGTAACCTTCTATTTGTACAGTACATTCATTAAGAAGGTCAGGAGGCTGCCAAAAGGATGAGGTCAACATTGAGAACTGCCTTTCTCCCATCCCAGATATTCTCTTTTCATGTAAAAGAAATCTGGAACTATTGGTAATGTGCAGGATCAGGGATCATATTATGTTTTACATTCCCAGTACCCTGACATTGCATCATGTGTATGATGTGTATCTCAGCATCAGGGCTGAGATTCCTGCTTCACACGGACAACCTTCCCAGGACTCTATGCCCCTATTAGGATGGGGAACCTGAGGGTAGCACTGGTACAGCTGTTCCCCTCAACCCATCAGGCTGCTGGAGAGGTCACCTCCTCTCACCCTCTCAGCAAGGCTCACTCTGACCCTCCCAGATGATGCCTAAATTGTGGCCCCTGGTAGGTGCCAGTAGAAGAGAAAAGCTGACGGTCAGCTAACCTCCAAATGCTCAAAAAGcactcttctgttttccttaattctttaataaaactgtcttctttctcaggtgcttttctgaagtactacaatgttaatttttaatgtacagATTAGCAAGCACTTCCATATCATCACTGTTTTCAACAATCATTGgagcttttcatttctcttacaGTGTTGACCAAATTCTTGGGAAAGGACAAATCACAGCagataaaagaaacagagaaaagaatccTGTAGAGAATGAGACAACCGATGACCTCAGTATGTTAGGGCGTGTAGTCAAAGTGGAGAAACAGGTAGAGTGATTACCTATGTTGCTTTGTCTTGCTCTGTTGTTCATGCCTCTTGTGTATTTTATTGCCAATTTCAAAGGCTGaacaggtgttttttttaatatctgcttCATTTACAtggtgaaataaaatttataggAATCGTATTACCTTAACTGTCTTCCATTTacagaaaagtaagaaagaaaaatcacaggttgctattttttttcccccattttatCACATTGCTTGTGAAAAATCTACACAGCTTCTATCAACCTTATTTTTCAAGAGTTACAGTGTATTCTTTTCAACAGTCGCATTTCCCCTTTGCTGGGgttccaaatattttaaattagtaCTTGGCATTAATGTTAATTaaccttttcctctcctgctctaGGTACAATCCATTGAGTCAAAACTGGACTGTCTCTTAGATATTTATCAACAAGTTTTGCGAAAAGGATCTGCATCCGCACTCACTTTGGCTTCCTTTCAAATGCCAGCTTTCGAGTGTGAGCAGACTTCTGATTACCAGAGTCCATCAGACAGCAAAGATTTGTCTAATTCTGCACAAATTAGTGGATGTATATCCAGATCAGCTAGTGCCAATCTGCCTCGCGGCCTACAGCTTATACTGACACCAAATGAATTTAGCAGTCAGGCTTACTATGCTTTTAGTCCAGCTATGCATAGTCAAGCAACACAAGTGCCAAACGATGGACCTGCAACAGTTAATAATACATCAAACCAAATAAACCCGGCAACTAAGCCAGCAACTCCAACAACATTACAAATACCACCTTTCTCAGCAGTGAAGCATATCAATAAGCCTGAGCCTGTTCATATTATTCCTGTAAccacacaggaaaatgtttccgATGTCACCGCTTGCCTTGTTGCATCAAAGGATAATGGACAAGTTGCACAGCCCAGTGCAACAAAGGATCTCACGTGGAGAAAAGGTCTCGATACAGAAGGGGAATCTTTGCTCTCAGTTAAACCTGTGGTGCAAATGGATTTAGGAAAATCTTTATCTGTACAAAACCTTATACAATCAACAGAAGAACTGAATGTACAGATCGCTGGCAGTGACTCCAGTGGTTCCAGAGGTAGCCAAGACATATACTCCAAATGGAGGGagtcaaaattatttataactGATGAAGAGTTGGAGACAGAGGCAGGAACAGAGACTACTGAAGCCATCTCGCGTCCATTAGTGGAAACAACCCTCTCTGCTGACTCTCTAAGGACTGGAATATCAAGATCATCTCAAAGCCTTTGCAAGGCAGGGGACGGTACAGAAGCACTCAATCTGCTCCATGTCAAACTCAAATAACAGCTTGTGGGCTTTCTTCATTGGCTGGGTCATTCCTCTAGTCATACATATCATAGCATGAActgttttcaaagcctttttaataagataaaatcacaaaaatcagGATGAATCTGAGAAGCAGTTGAATGAGCCCCTATCTCCTACTTGCATGAAAATGCATGTTTAAGTGATGGTTAACATTCACATTTACACCTACAGTACAGCAGCCTTTATATAGTACAGTAGGTTTAAATGACAAGTTGCCTACAAAGCTAATGCTACAGGATgtatcaaaaagcaaaaatttgaGCATTTAGACCTAGTGCCGTTTCTACAGGGCAGAAGTAAAAATTGTAAGGTTTAAAGCACTTTGCTTCTGAactaattaaatatatatatatataatgtcCTGATTTAGATGATAGTTTAtgtttacaacaaaaaaaaattatctacaGCTGCTAGCAAGGTACCAAGGAAACCAGTAATATAGGATTGAAATGGCTGCCAGTTGCAAGACACACACATGAGCTCATCAGTAAACAGTTATTCTTAACTTGGAAAAACAGTATGTTTTATATGTTAACAGTATGTTAATACCCATCCAACTTTTGGTGATTTAATACTGTGGCAAAAGTACCTGACACACCACTATCACATGGTTCTTTATAACAAGaatgttatttcattttgcaatgaaaagtttgtattttaagGATTAGAGCAGACCTCAGAAATGGATAACCTGGGTGACTGCACTGCACTACAAATTCAGGGGAACCTCTCCTTCTTCCATTCTCATTGAGGAGCTGTCTTGTGGATCTGAACCATTTTGGCAGGTGAGGGAAGGAAGCAGGCACTGCCTTTATTATAGAAGCAGTATTTCCTTGTATGGAAATTCTTGGCAATTTTCCTCACATTCATAATCTGATACCATAACAGCACTTTATGAgggtgggaaaggagggaaaacgAGCAACTGAAATGCAGAGTAAAACTAAAGAGGATAGAACAgggcagaaagaaagacaaCACAATcaatggagggaaaaaaagaatatggaTTTAGATAGGCAGGCAGGAAAATGACCGCGGAAAATAAGAGAAGAGgcaaaaatacttatttttatgaaatcCAATCATCAGTCACAGATACTAAGcgttatttcaaaaaaaaaaaaacaacaaaaaaaaaaagtcatgtaggcaatcagaaatggaaaaagaagtaGGGAAGACCAccttaactgaaaaaaaaaaactgaaggcAAGAGGAAATTTgattggttggtttggtttgttttcttttttaataaaaggtgaggaagagagaggggaaagtgGTCACACTCTTATAGCTCAAGACTGTGTCCCAACTGCAGTCATTTCTTGTGAACTTTACAAGAGAGGACCTTCAGACTCCTTCCTCCTAATTCCTGAGCTTTCAAATTCAAAGCCTACATCAGGCCAAGCATTCCTGCTTGATacatcctctttttttcttatcctaACCTACACTTCACTTCTGCTGAGATGCAGAAGTGGTGTTAGTGTCTCTCTGCACACCCCCAGCAAGGCTGCGCCACTGGAAGAACCGTTGCAGAACCTAAACAGGCTTTCATCCTTCCCAGCTGAACGAGGTTTCTGTGTGTTGCCTCCCCGCAGATTTATACCCTACCTGCACCACAGGCTTATAGACAACCTGACTTGGGCTCAGCTTCCCTCTAGCAGCAGGAACACCAAATGTACGGGGGTGCCAGTGCCAGCTCACTCAGGGCAGTGTTTTCTCAAAGCCCAGACCTGCTGGGAACTTACTATATACATCAAAAACATCACTCCGGTCTTAACCATGGCTAAATGCTGTAGATTGTATTGTGAAGGACTTGATCTGTTTACTATGAAACCATTGTAATTTCTGCTTCCATATTTCCTTTACAGAAGTATTCCTGGATGTTTCATGATAACCTTATTATGTGAAAGTACAGGCAAACTGCGGAGTGTATATATTGTGTAGTCATATGGGGTCCACAGATGGTACACTGTGTTCCATGGCTTACGCCAGCGCAAATTTCAGCTGTTAAATCCTGAAAGACACCCTAAAGCACAATTTCATCACCACAGATTTGCTATATAATTTACAACATTCaacctttcctgttttcttttatgtgcAGTCTGATCATACTAAAGCCTGATTAGAACAGCAGTTTTGTGAGGATAGATAGTTTTTTCCCCACATCTCAGTTAATTTAACTATTAACTTATTTGAATGTCTGCGATTTATCCAGACAGATCTATACGTTTAAAGTGCTATCCAAAATTTAAAACCtcacaaagtttttttttttaggctttttttcccttttcctaaCTGTTTATGGTGCCTTTCTTGCCTTTCATATGAAGCCTCCTGGTAGCCTAAACATAAACCTGTGCTTCGGTTCAGCTCAGGAGAAAAAGATCAGGCCCACGGCAACGGCATGTCAGTGATGAAATTCCCCTCCTTGACAAGATCGAAAAATCAAGGCATCATGTATTGGACTCCACTCTGAAACCATCATCCGCATGAGCAGATGGTTGCACCCCCATTGAGCCTGGAAGGCATCAATGAGAGAACTGAGCATTGGCCCTGCCTGTATGGATTCCGTACAGAAACAGGGCCTTGGGTTTTGCTGAAAATTTATCTCATGGAAACTTGGTATTTTTGCCTTAAATGACATGCTTGAGTCCTTCTAATTTtaagttaatttatttaatacagTTTTGTGCACAAAAGAATGAGTTCTATAAATTATGTATGAAAATGTTAATGTCTTTACAAAGTACTGATAAATCCAGAAGATCAtatcttttcaaaatgcagtttaaaatcctaattttttttcttttcatgctcaccattattatttttgtagctGCAAGTCTTATCATATAGtaattttttaacataatattgatagaaaatagaaagagtAGTGAATATATGAaatcctggagaagaagaatTGTTTGTTCGGATTTTTATAAGCTTTGCTCATATTTCTTCATGAGGAGTTTCCTGTTTCTATGCTCTCTCTTCAAAGACAGTGTCATGACCGACAGTTATTCATTGGTTTCACTTAAGAAGGAGCTGTCTGGCTTTTCAGGTCTTGTCCTGTGCTGCTTATTAAAGTCCAGCTCATGACAGCTAATACGAACTGTTCACGAGTAGGGACAAatgagaaacttttttttctgatttacagtCCAGTTGAGGATTGTTGAAGAAAGAATTTGAACTTAAGTAAGAGCTTTGGGAATTTGTAACAGTTTTCTGATCGGCATGTTTCTTGTACCCGATTGAAGAGATAACTGAAAAGAATAgttttgattattattattattatttgttttaaaatttgtatttgctCCTGGCTTATATGAtctatactttttatttaaatatgaatataGTGTTTTAGCCTAGGGTTCAAGATTGCAAAGATCATACACTTTTATTCGCAGAGCCCACAGTTGTTCCATATGTTTTTGAGATAATCCTACTTAGAGTGACTGCTCTCATTATAGT harbors:
- the KCNQ5 gene encoding potassium voltage-gated channel subfamily KQT member 5 isoform X3; translated protein: MIVVFGLEFIIRIWSAGCCCRYRGWQGRLRFARKPFCVIDIIVLIASIAVVSAKTQGNIFATSALRSLRFLQILRMVRMDRRGGTWKLLGSVVYAHSKELITAWYIGFLVLIFSSFLVYLVEKDANNQFSTYADALWWGTITLTTIGYGDKTPLTWLGRLLSAGFALLGISFFALPAGILGSGFALKVQEQHRQKHFEKRRNPAASLIQCVWRSYAADEKSVSIATWKPHLKALHTCSPTKKEQGEASSSQKLSFKERVRMASPRGQSIKNRQSSVGDRRSPSADIATEGSPTKVQKSWSFNDRTRFRPSLRLKSSQPKPVVDADTSLGTDDVYDDKGCQCDVSVEDLTPALKTVIRAIRIMKFHVAKRKFKETLRPYDVKDVIEQYSAGHLDMLCRIKSLQSRVDQILGKGQITADKRNREKNPVENETTDDLSMLGRVVKVEKQVQSIESKLDCLLDIYQQVLRKGSASALTLASFQMPAFECEQTSDYQSPSDSKDLSNSAQISGCISRSASANLPRGLQLILTPNEFSSQAYYAFSPAMHSQATQVPNDGPATVNNTSNQINPATKPATPTTLQIPPFSAVKHINKPEPVHIIPVTTQENVSDVTACLVASKDNGQVAQPSATKDLTWRKGLDTEGESLLSVKPVVQMDLGKSLSVQNLIQSTEELNVQIAGSDSSGSRGSQDIYSKWRESKLFITDEELETEAGTETTEAISRPLVETTLSADSLRTGISRSSQSLCKAGDGTEALNLLHVKLK